A genomic stretch from Flavobacterium sp. KS-LB2 includes:
- a CDS encoding PSP1 domain-containing protein — protein sequence MACTSCSTSDGGAPKGCKNNGTCGTDSCNKLTVFDWLSNMSLPNGDAPFDCVEVRFKNGRKEFYRNTEKLTLSMGDIVATVASPGHDIGIVTLTGELVRIQMKKKGANPASNEIPKIYRKASQKDIDIWSTARDREEPMKVRARELAIAQKLEMKISDIEFQGDGSKATFYYTANDRIDFRALIKDFAKEFSTRIEMKQVGFRQEAARLGGIGSCGRELCCSTWLTDFRSVNTSAARYQQLSLNPQKLAGQCGKLKCCLNYELDTYMDALKDFPDFETKLVTEKGDAICQKQDIFKGLMWFAYTNNFANWHVLKIEQVKEIVAENKLKNKVSSLEDYAIEIIAEPEKNFNNAMGQESLTRFDQPKPKKKQHKKRKPAGENVIVANANRPANNKITSNKTQNTNKPANNNRPAPADKKPAEPRKPIIITKNVDKK from the coding sequence ATGGCATGTACAAGTTGTTCAACTTCTGATGGTGGTGCACCAAAGGGTTGTAAAAATAATGGGACTTGCGGCACCGATAGCTGCAATAAATTAACGGTTTTCGATTGGCTTTCAAATATGAGTTTGCCTAATGGCGACGCCCCTTTTGACTGTGTTGAAGTACGTTTCAAAAACGGAAGAAAAGAATTTTACCGCAATACAGAGAAACTAACGTTAAGCATGGGCGACATTGTTGCTACCGTAGCTTCGCCAGGTCATGACATAGGGATTGTAACACTTACGGGTGAGTTAGTTCGCATCCAAATGAAGAAAAAAGGAGCCAATCCTGCAAGCAATGAAATTCCAAAAATCTATAGAAAAGCCTCTCAAAAAGATATTGATATTTGGTCAACAGCCCGCGACCGCGAAGAGCCAATGAAGGTTCGTGCCCGTGAACTAGCGATTGCTCAAAAGCTGGAAATGAAAATTTCGGATATTGAATTTCAAGGAGACGGATCAAAAGCTACGTTTTATTATACCGCAAATGATCGTATTGATTTTAGAGCCTTAATTAAAGATTTCGCTAAAGAATTCAGTACACGTATCGAAATGAAACAAGTTGGTTTCCGACAAGAAGCAGCTCGTTTAGGCGGAATAGGTTCTTGTGGAAGAGAACTGTGTTGCTCTACTTGGCTGACGGATTTTAGAAGTGTAAACACCTCAGCTGCACGTTACCAACAACTGTCTTTGAATCCACAAAAACTGGCGGGACAATGCGGAAAATTAAAATGCTGCTTGAACTACGAGTTGGATACGTACATGGATGCGTTGAAAGATTTCCCCGATTTCGAAACAAAATTAGTGACTGAAAAAGGAGATGCCATTTGCCAGAAACAAGATATTTTCAAAGGATTAATGTGGTTTGCCTACACCAATAATTTCGCTAATTGGCATGTGCTGAAAATTGAGCAAGTCAAAGAAATTGTAGCCGAAAACAAACTAAAAAACAAAGTTTCTTCATTAGAAGATTATGCTATCGAGATTATTGCTGAGCCAGAGAAAAACTTCAATAACGCAATGGGTCAGGAAAGTTTAACCCGTTTTGATCAGCCAAAACCAAAGAAAAAACAACATAAAAAACGCAAACCTGCTGGAGAAAATGTAATTGTTGCTAATGCCAATAGACCGGCAAATAATAAAATAACTAGCAACAAAACACAAAACACCAATAAACCCGCAAACAACAATCGGCCAGCTCCTGCTGATAAAAAGCCTGCTGAGCCTAGAAAACCTATAATTATTACAAAAAATGTGGATAAAAAATAG
- a CDS encoding gliding motility lipoprotein GldH: MWIKNSALLLLVVILFSSCDKKRVFDEYKSVGNAWHKDSIVTFNLPELDSTKRYNLFINVRDNNNYQYNNLFLIVAMELPNGFTKVDTLEYQMADPDGTLLGNGFSDIKESKLFYKENVRFKSKYKVSIKHAVRENGKVPGVTALDGITEVGFRIEKKE, translated from the coding sequence ATGTGGATAAAAAATAGCGCTTTACTTCTTTTAGTTGTGATTCTCTTTTCTTCATGTGATAAAAAAAGAGTTTTTGATGAATATAAATCTGTGGGTAATGCGTGGCATAAGGACAGTATTGTAACCTTCAATTTACCGGAATTAGATTCAACAAAACGGTATAATTTGTTTATAAATGTTAGAGACAATAACAATTATCAATACAACAATCTTTTTTTGATTGTGGCAATGGAATTACCAAATGGCTTCACAAAAGTAGACACGCTTGAATACCAAATGGCAGATCCTGATGGAACACTTTTGGGTAATGGTTTTTCGGACATAAAAGAAAGCAAGCTTTTTTACAAGGAAAATGTACGGTTCAAATCAAAATACAAAGTATCTATCAAACATGCTGTTAGAGAAAACGGGAAAGTTCCCGGAGTTACCGCTTTAGATGGAATTACAGAAGTAGGCTTTAGAATAGAAAAAAAAGAATAA
- a CDS encoding penicillin-binding protein 1A: MAIKKNNNQTKNIDKDITYYKKKFWKIFFYGMGAVGLFFLFASWGLFGSMPSFEDLENPDSNLATEIISADGVVLGKYFEKNRSQLRYSDLPKNLVQALIATEDARFYEHSGIDGRGTLRAISSLGTSGGASTLTQQLAKQLFHGEGSKFLPFRIVQKIKEWIIAIRLERQYTKNEIIAMYCNVYDFGNNSVGVSSAAKTYFSKEPKDLTISESAILVGMFKNSGLYNPVRNPQGVKNRRNVVLLQMEKGKIISKEEKERLQSLPIKLNFKLETHKDGTATYFREYLRDYMKKWAEENKKPDGSDYDIYKDGLKIYTTIDSRMQLHAEEAVTAHMANLQEEFFNQSKDNKNAPFVNISAVETQRILNQAMKSSNRWAVMKSMDKSEEEIIKSFSEKAKMTVFSWKGEKDTIMTPLDSIRYYKHFLQSGLMAMEPQTGNIKAWVGGINYKYFQYDHVGQGARQVGSTFKPFVYATAIEQLNMSPCDSIVDGPFMIRKGRHHVTEDWEPKNSDNKYRGMVTLKRGLANSINTVSAKLIDKVGPEAVIDLTHKLGVKSEIVNQPSIALGAVEITVEDMVAAYSTFANQGVYMKPQFISKIEDKSGVIIYEPIPESHDVLNKDIAYAVIKLLEGVTEGGSGDRLRTTGGGNGDNRWTGYPYQFKNPIAGKTGTTQNQSDGWFMGMVPNLVTGVWVGCEDRSARFKSITYGQGATAALPVWGYFMKLCYEDPALKVSKESFERPANLSIKVDCYVPKKVVDTTAVEQDTEEFEL; the protein is encoded by the coding sequence ATGGCTATCAAAAAAAATAACAATCAGACAAAAAACATTGATAAGGACATCACTTACTACAAAAAGAAATTTTGGAAAATATTCTTTTATGGAATGGGTGCGGTCGGTTTGTTTTTCTTATTTGCTTCCTGGGGGCTTTTTGGTTCGATGCCTTCTTTTGAAGATTTAGAAAACCCGGATTCTAACTTGGCTACCGAAATTATATCAGCTGATGGGGTGGTTTTAGGTAAATATTTTGAAAAAAACAGGTCTCAATTACGCTATTCAGACTTACCTAAAAACCTCGTACAAGCATTAATCGCTACTGAAGATGCTCGGTTTTATGAGCATTCTGGTATTGACGGACGAGGAACTTTAAGAGCTATTTCTAGTTTAGGAACCAGCGGTGGAGCCAGTACGTTGACACAACAATTAGCCAAGCAATTATTCCACGGAGAAGGATCTAAATTCCTGCCTTTTAGAATTGTACAAAAAATAAAAGAGTGGATTATCGCCATTCGACTAGAAAGACAATACACTAAAAATGAAATCATTGCGATGTACTGTAACGTGTATGATTTTGGAAACAATTCTGTTGGAGTAAGTTCAGCCGCTAAAACCTATTTCTCCAAAGAACCTAAGGATTTAACCATCAGCGAATCGGCAATATTAGTGGGAATGTTTAAAAACTCTGGTTTATACAACCCTGTTCGAAACCCACAAGGTGTAAAAAACCGAAGAAACGTTGTGCTTTTGCAAATGGAAAAAGGAAAAATCATTTCAAAAGAAGAAAAAGAAAGATTACAAAGTTTACCAATCAAATTAAACTTTAAATTAGAAACGCATAAAGACGGTACCGCTACTTATTTCAGAGAATACCTTAGGGATTACATGAAAAAATGGGCAGAAGAAAATAAAAAACCGGATGGCTCAGATTACGATATTTACAAAGACGGTCTGAAAATTTATACTACCATTGATTCTAGAATGCAATTGCATGCGGAAGAAGCGGTTACTGCACATATGGCAAACCTTCAAGAAGAATTTTTTAATCAATCTAAAGACAATAAAAACGCTCCGTTTGTTAATATTTCTGCGGTAGAAACACAACGAATTCTGAATCAGGCAATGAAATCATCTAACCGATGGGCTGTGATGAAATCAATGGATAAAAGCGAAGAAGAAATTATAAAATCGTTCAGCGAAAAAGCAAAAATGACGGTCTTTTCTTGGAAGGGAGAAAAAGACACCATCATGACACCATTAGACTCAATACGTTATTACAAGCACTTTTTGCAATCCGGATTAATGGCAATGGAACCACAAACTGGTAATATAAAAGCTTGGGTAGGTGGTATCAATTACAAATACTTTCAATACGACCACGTAGGACAAGGGGCGAGACAAGTAGGCTCAACCTTCAAACCATTTGTTTACGCAACTGCTATCGAACAGTTGAACATGTCTCCGTGTGACTCTATTGTTGATGGACCTTTCATGATTAGAAAAGGCCGCCATCATGTTACCGAAGATTGGGAACCTAAAAATTCTGACAATAAATACCGCGGAATGGTTACCCTAAAAAGAGGTTTGGCTAACTCGATAAATACAGTTTCAGCCAAATTAATTGACAAAGTAGGACCAGAAGCCGTGATTGATTTAACCCATAAATTAGGTGTTAAATCCGAAATTGTAAATCAACCATCTATTGCACTTGGAGCTGTAGAAATAACCGTAGAAGACATGGTTGCAGCCTACAGCACTTTTGCGAATCAAGGGGTATATATGAAACCACAATTTATCTCTAAAATTGAAGATAAGAGTGGCGTTATCATCTACGAACCCATTCCAGAATCTCACGATGTTTTAAATAAAGACATCGCTTATGCAGTCATCAAATTACTAGAAGGTGTAACCGAAGGCGGTTCTGGAGATCGTTTGCGTACTACTGGTGGCGGTAACGGTGATAATCGTTGGACAGGCTATCCTTATCAATTTAAAAATCCTATTGCAGGAAAAACAGGTACTACTCAAAACCAGTCTGATGGTTGGTTTATGGGAATGGTTCCTAATCTTGTAACTGGAGTTTGGGTAGGTTGCGAGGATCGTTCCGCTCGTTTTAAAAGTATCACGTATGGTCAGGGAGCCACAGCTGCATTGCCGGTTTGGGGGTATTTCATGAAATTATGTTACGAAGATCCAGCCCTTAAAGTTTCTAAAGAATCTTTTGAAAGACCAGCCAATCTTTCTATAAAAGTAGATTGTTACGTCCCTAAAAAAGTAGTAGATACAACTGCTGTAGAACAAGATACTGAAGAATTTGAATTATAA
- a CDS encoding CoA transferase subunit A translates to MINKKVNNVQDALQGIENGMTIMLGGFGLCGIPENSIAELVKKETTDLTCISNNAGVDDFGLGLLLKKRQIKKMISSYVGENAEFERQMLSGELDVELTPQGTLAEKCRAAQAGIPAFFTPAGYGTEVAEGKEVREFNGKMHIMELAYKADFAIVKAWKGDEAGNLIFKGTARNFNASMAGAAKITIAEVEELLPVGSLDPNEIHIPGILVSRIFQGEKYEKRIEQLTVRKIF, encoded by the coding sequence ATGATTAACAAAAAAGTAAACAACGTTCAAGATGCCCTTCAAGGAATTGAAAACGGTATGACTATTATGCTTGGTGGCTTTGGGTTATGTGGTATTCCAGAGAATTCTATCGCCGAATTAGTAAAAAAAGAAACGACAGATTTAACCTGTATTTCAAATAATGCAGGTGTTGATGATTTTGGACTTGGACTGCTTTTGAAAAAGCGCCAAATTAAGAAGATGATTTCTTCTTATGTAGGTGAAAATGCAGAATTTGAACGTCAGATGCTTTCAGGAGAATTAGACGTAGAGTTGACTCCACAAGGAACACTCGCTGAAAAATGTCGCGCAGCTCAAGCCGGAATTCCCGCTTTCTTTACTCCTGCAGGATATGGAACAGAAGTAGCTGAAGGCAAAGAAGTTCGCGAATTCAACGGGAAAATGCATATCATGGAATTAGCCTATAAAGCTGATTTTGCTATTGTAAAAGCTTGGAAAGGTGACGAAGCTGGAAACCTAATTTTCAAAGGAACCGCTCGTAACTTTAATGCTAGCATGGCGGGAGCAGCAAAAATTACAATCGCAGAAGTCGAAGAATTATTGCCTGTAGGAAGTTTAGATCCAAATGAAATTCATATTCCTGGAATACTTGTAAGTAGAATTTTTCAAGGAGAAAAATATGAGAAAAGAATTGAACAACTGACAGTAAGAAAAATTTTCTAA
- a CDS encoding CoA transferase subunit B: protein MALDKNQIAKRIAKELKHNYYVNLGIGIPTLVANYIPEGIDVEFQSENGVLGMGPFPFEGEEDADIINAGKQTITTLPGASFFDSALSFGMIRSQKVDLTILGAMEVAENGDIANWKIPGKMVKGMGGAMDLVASAENIIVAMMHVNKAGESKILKKCTLPLTGVGCVKKVVTELAVLEITPQGFKLLERAPGVTVEHIIASTEANLIIEGEIPEMEME from the coding sequence ATGGCTTTAGATAAAAATCAAATTGCAAAACGCATTGCAAAAGAATTAAAACACAACTACTACGTGAATCTTGGAATTGGAATTCCAACATTAGTAGCCAATTATATTCCTGAGGGAATTGACGTTGAATTTCAAAGTGAAAACGGCGTTCTTGGAATGGGGCCTTTCCCTTTTGAAGGCGAAGAAGATGCGGACATCATCAATGCAGGAAAACAAACCATCACTACATTGCCTGGCGCATCCTTCTTTGACTCGGCATTGAGTTTTGGAATGATTCGCTCCCAAAAAGTAGATCTAACTATTCTAGGTGCTATGGAAGTAGCCGAAAATGGAGATATTGCCAACTGGAAAATTCCAGGTAAAATGGTCAAAGGAATGGGTGGTGCAATGGATTTAGTGGCTTCTGCCGAGAATATTATTGTTGCCATGATGCACGTTAACAAAGCTGGAGAATCAAAAATCCTTAAAAAATGTACCTTACCATTAACAGGCGTAGGCTGCGTTAAAAAAGTTGTTACTGAATTAGCAGTTTTAGAAATAACACCCCAGGGTTTCAAACTATTGGAACGCGCACCAGGTGTAACCGTAGAGCATATCATTGCTTCTACTGAAGCTAATTTAATCATTGAAGGTGAAATTCCTGAAATGGAAATGGAGTAA
- a CDS encoding nucleoside recognition domain-containing protein, protein MVLSRFWLVIFISAIVFVVFSLFAGDSYTIDHVLNGKKDDPILVSEKYIEQIPAFIKDSIKKAPDQTMIINRDTLNADTTYVFKNKTVKIYSGVQKSDGLLPTCKSTLLDLILPLMAYLAFFCGLMELLIISGASGKLAKVLSPVFVKVFPSIPKDHPSISYMTLNFAANFLGLDSAATPFGLKAMESLQEINPEKDKASDAQIMFMCLHASGLTLIATSIIGYRAAAGAANPADVMLPCIITSFIGTIAAFLIVGIKQKINFKSASLVVALMALIAAIIGLLMYVNHLDLIGKNYFTSNLSALILVGIIAFTLIFSFIKEKKFTEAKTTVFEAFVVGANNGVKTGVTIFPYVLGMLVAISLFRNSGLFEIISNWIAFIFSNMGVSKQITDALPVALLRPFSSAGSRGFLIDSMNTFGADSMTGRLSSIFQCSAESTFYVIAVYFGSVNIKNTRYALGTMLLVDVICVITAIFVASWFF, encoded by the coding sequence ATGGTATTGAGTAGATTTTGGTTGGTCATTTTTATTTCAGCAATAGTATTTGTAGTGTTTAGTTTGTTTGCTGGAGACAGTTATACTATAGATCACGTTTTGAATGGGAAGAAAGACGACCCAATTCTGGTTTCTGAAAAATACATCGAACAAATTCCTGCTTTTATCAAAGATAGTATCAAAAAAGCGCCAGATCAAACCATGATTATCAATCGTGATACGCTAAATGCAGATACAACTTATGTTTTTAAAAATAAAACAGTAAAAATTTATAGTGGCGTTCAAAAATCAGATGGATTATTGCCAACGTGCAAAAGCACTTTATTGGATTTGATCCTTCCGTTAATGGCATATTTGGCTTTTTTCTGTGGACTGATGGAGCTTTTAATCATTTCTGGAGCCTCTGGGAAATTGGCTAAAGTATTGAGCCCAGTATTTGTAAAGGTGTTTCCTAGTATTCCAAAAGATCACCCTTCTATTTCATATATGACATTAAATTTCGCTGCTAATTTCCTAGGGTTAGATTCAGCAGCTACGCCTTTTGGTCTAAAAGCGATGGAGAGTTTACAAGAAATAAATCCTGAAAAAGATAAGGCAAGCGATGCTCAAATTATGTTCATGTGTTTGCATGCTTCTGGTTTAACCTTAATAGCCACTTCTATTATTGGCTATCGTGCTGCTGCCGGTGCCGCAAACCCTGCAGATGTGATGTTACCTTGCATTATCACCTCTTTTATTGGTACAATTGCCGCTTTTTTAATTGTTGGAATCAAGCAAAAAATTAATTTTAAGAGTGCTTCTTTAGTTGTGGCTTTGATGGCATTAATTGCCGCAATAATTGGTTTATTGATGTATGTAAATCATTTGGATTTGATTGGGAAAAACTATTTTACCTCTAATCTTTCTGCTTTAATATTGGTGGGGATAATTGCTTTTACGTTGATATTTTCCTTTATCAAAGAGAAGAAATTTACGGAGGCCAAAACTACAGTTTTCGAGGCTTTTGTAGTAGGAGCTAATAATGGTGTAAAAACAGGAGTGACTATTTTTCCTTATGTATTGGGAATGTTAGTTGCCATTTCTTTATTCAGAAACAGTGGTTTATTTGAAATTATTAGCAACTGGATTGCTTTCATTTTTTCTAATATGGGAGTAAGTAAGCAAATTACAGATGCCTTGCCAGTAGCATTACTTCGTCCCTTTAGTTCTGCCGGATCAAGAGGATTTTTGATTGATTCAATGAATACTTTTGGCGCTGATTCTATGACAGGACGGTTGAGCAGCATTTTTCAATGTAGCGCAGAAAGCACTTTTTATGTGATTGCTGTTTACTTTGGTTCGGTAAATATCAAAAATACCCGTTATGCTCTAGGAACGATGCTTTTGGTGGATGTGATTTGTGTGATTACGGCAATTTTTGTAGCCAGCTGGTTTTTTTAG
- a CDS encoding 3'-5' exonuclease translates to MIEKINLNNILFLDIETVPEAEDFNALDSEMKELWEHKTQYQRKDEYTPEDFYDRAGIWAEFGKIVCISVGYFTIKGDIRNFRVTSFFGEEKKILLDFNNLLNNHFNQPQHVLCGHNAKEFDIPFLARRMIINQIAIPNKLNLFGKKPWEIPHLDTLELWKFGDYKHFTSLKLMCKVLGIPSPKGDIDGSQVGHVFYVDKDIDRIVTYCEKDTIAVAQIFLRLRREDLLIEEEIIHV, encoded by the coding sequence ATGATAGAAAAAATAAATCTCAATAACATTCTGTTTCTTGATATAGAAACCGTTCCAGAAGCCGAAGATTTCAATGCGTTAGATTCTGAAATGAAAGAGCTGTGGGAACACAAAACGCAATACCAGCGTAAAGATGAATACACACCCGAAGATTTTTATGATCGTGCGGGAATTTGGGCTGAGTTTGGTAAAATTGTATGTATTTCAGTGGGTTATTTTACCATCAAAGGCGATATTCGGAATTTTAGAGTAACTTCTTTCTTTGGAGAAGAAAAGAAAATATTACTTGATTTCAATAACTTATTAAACAATCATTTCAACCAGCCACAACATGTTTTGTGTGGGCACAATGCCAAAGAATTTGATATTCCCTTTCTTGCCCGACGGATGATTATCAACCAAATTGCCATTCCGAACAAACTGAATTTGTTTGGAAAAAAACCTTGGGAAATTCCACATTTAGATACCTTGGAATTATGGAAATTTGGCGATTACAAACATTTTACTTCGTTGAAATTGATGTGTAAAGTCCTTGGAATCCCTTCTCCAAAAGGCGATATCGACGGTAGCCAAGTAGGACATGTTTTTTATGTAGATAAAGACATTGATCGCATTGTGACTTATTGTGAGAAAGATACAATCGCAGTGGCGCAAATTTTCTTGAGATTACGACGAGAGGATTTGTTGATAGAGGAGGAGATTATTCACGTTTAA
- a CDS encoding methylated-DNA--[protein]-cysteine S-methyltransferase, with product METAYIKTPLGIARIIGDENGISVISVTDEGKISNTIPAVLQEAVLQLHEYFEGKRTDFDFKLNPKGTEFQQKVWKALIAIPYGKTRTYLEQSKILGDVKAIRAVASANGKNPLWIVVPCHRVIGTDGSLTGYAGGLWRKKWLLEHENPTTQQSLF from the coding sequence ATGGAAACAGCTTACATTAAAACACCTTTAGGAATTGCCAGAATCATTGGTGATGAAAACGGAATTTCGGTAATTTCAGTTACTGATGAAGGCAAGATTTCTAACACAATCCCAGCTGTTTTGCAAGAAGCGGTCTTACAACTCCATGAGTATTTTGAAGGAAAACGAACCGATTTTGATTTTAAACTTAATCCAAAAGGAACTGAATTTCAACAAAAAGTTTGGAAAGCATTAATAGCCATTCCATACGGAAAAACCAGAACATATCTCGAACAGTCCAAAATTTTAGGCGACGTTAAAGCGATTCGCGCAGTAGCCTCTGCTAATGGGAAAAATCCGTTGTGGATTGTAGTTCCCTGTCACAGAGTCATTGGAACAGATGGTTCATTGACAGGATATGCAGGAGGATTATGGCGCAAAAAATGGTTGCTCGAACATGAAAATCCTACTACGCAACAAAGTTTGTTTTAG
- a CDS encoding c-type cytochrome yields the protein MRKTLFLFAVLAFASCKKEEVKKEPLYPTTTEEIAQTPAELGEEIFKGKGNCVACHQVDKKVIGPSLQDIAKIYKDKNASIVTFLKGEGEPIVDPSQYEVMKTNFAVTKAMSDDELKALEAYVYSHLK from the coding sequence ATGAGAAAGACGCTGTTTTTATTTGCCGTTTTAGCCTTTGCTTCTTGTAAAAAAGAAGAAGTCAAAAAAGAACCCTTATACCCAACTACTACCGAAGAAATTGCCCAAACTCCAGCTGAATTAGGGGAGGAAATTTTCAAAGGAAAGGGAAATTGCGTGGCATGCCATCAAGTAGACAAGAAAGTGATAGGACCAAGCCTGCAGGATATTGCTAAGATTTACAAAGATAAAAACGCAAGCATTGTAACGTTTTTAAAAGGTGAAGGAGAGCCTATTGTTGACCCAAGCCAGTACGAAGTCATGAAAACAAACTTCGCTGTTACAAAAGCCATGTCTGATGACGAATTGAAAGCCTTAGAAGCCTATGTATACTCGCATCTGAAATGA
- a CDS encoding DinB family protein, with amino-acid sequence MKKCLIIVVLLLSNSIFAQVEVIATFIEKWDNSKDYLVAVAQAMPEDKYDYKPAEREMSFREQLFHIQENMDWLSTTHFSEEKYVKKEAVKGLSKAQIIQEIKNSFDKAKAFVQKTNDAELSQKVAFFAGPKSKLQILNLMQDHVTHHRAQILVYLNLNQIQPPKYVGW; translated from the coding sequence ATGAAAAAATGTTTAATAATAGTGGTTTTATTGCTTTCCAATAGCATTTTTGCACAAGTTGAAGTAATTGCTACTTTCATCGAGAAATGGGATAATTCCAAAGATTATTTAGTAGCCGTTGCACAAGCCATGCCGGAAGATAAATATGATTACAAACCTGCCGAGCGGGAAATGTCATTTAGAGAACAATTATTTCACATACAAGAGAATATGGATTGGTTGAGTACAACGCATTTTTCGGAAGAGAAATATGTGAAAAAAGAAGCCGTAAAAGGACTCTCTAAAGCGCAAATCATCCAAGAAATAAAAAACTCTTTTGATAAAGCAAAGGCATTTGTACAAAAAACCAATGATGCTGAATTATCCCAAAAAGTAGCTTTTTTTGCTGGTCCAAAATCAAAATTGCAAATACTCAATTTGATGCAAGATCATGTTACGCATCACCGAGCGCAAATTTTAGTATATTTGAATCTGAATCAAATTCAACCACCCAAATATGTTGGTTGGTAA
- the hemB gene encoding porphobilinogen synthase — protein MFPLHRGRRLRTNESIRSLVRETSLSPSDFMFPMFIAEGENVQVEISSMPGIFRRSIDLTVKEVKEIFALGIRAVNIYVKVSENLKDNEGNEAWNPNGLMQNAIRAIKAACPEMIVMPDVALDPYSIYGHDGIIANGDVENDSTNAALVKMAVSHAQSGADFVAPSDMMDGRVLRLRQGLDAAGFHNVGIMSYSAKYASAFYGPFRDALDSAPKEADVVVPKDKKTYQMDFANRLEAIKEALWDVEEGADMVMVKPGIAYLDIVREVKNAVNVPVTVYHVSGEYAMIKAAAERGWLDHDQTMMEQLMCIKRAGASLISTYFAKEAAILLNK, from the coding sequence ATGTTCCCATTACACAGAGGCAGAAGATTAAGAACAAACGAATCCATTAGAAGTTTAGTTCGTGAAACCAGTTTGAGTCCTAGTGATTTCATGTTTCCTATGTTTATTGCTGAAGGCGAAAATGTACAAGTAGAAATTTCCTCCATGCCAGGAATATTTCGTCGTTCGATAGATTTAACGGTCAAAGAAGTCAAAGAAATATTTGCATTGGGAATTCGTGCGGTGAATATTTATGTAAAAGTCAGTGAAAATTTAAAAGATAACGAAGGAAATGAAGCTTGGAATCCAAACGGATTGATGCAAAATGCCATTCGTGCCATCAAAGCCGCTTGTCCGGAAATGATTGTAATGCCTGATGTAGCTTTGGATCCCTATTCCATTTACGGACATGACGGAATCATTGCAAACGGTGATGTAGAAAATGATTCGACGAACGCAGCTTTGGTGAAAATGGCAGTTTCTCATGCGCAATCGGGTGCCGATTTTGTAGCGCCAAGCGATATGATGGATGGTCGCGTGTTGCGTTTACGCCAAGGATTAGACGCTGCGGGTTTTCACAATGTAGGGATCATGAGTTATTCGGCTAAATATGCTTCTGCATTTTACGGACCGTTTCGAGATGCTCTTGACAGTGCTCCAAAAGAAGCGGATGTTGTAGTGCCAAAAGACAAAAAAACCTATCAAATGGATTTTGCAAACCGTCTTGAAGCCATAAAAGAAGCGTTGTGGGACGTAGAAGAAGGTGCTGATATGGTTATGGTAAAACCAGGAATTGCGTATCTTGATATCGTTCGTGAAGTTAAGAATGCTGTAAATGTACCGGTGACAGTATACCATGTTTCAGGGGAATATGCCATGATCAAAGCGGCTGCCGAAAGAGGTTGGCTTGATCACGATCAAACCATGATGGAACAACTTATGTGTATCAAGCGCGCTGGAGCCAGTTTAATTTCGACTTATTTTGCCAAGGAAGCTGCAATACTTTTAAACAAATAG